Proteins from a genomic interval of Gammaproteobacteria bacterium:
- a CDS encoding DUF488 domain-containing protein → MGELIVLLESASIEMVADVRRFPGSRRNPQFSQPNFSESLELAGIDYLALPELGGRRRPRPDSPHTAWRNASFRGYADYMNTDAFRQGADRVIALAGHQRTALMCAEAVWWRCHRALIADYLKVRGHAVVHLLSPVRHDAHPYTSAASIVNDRLSYAAGTD, encoded by the coding sequence ATGGGCGAATTAATCGTGCTGTTGGAAAGTGCGTCGATCGAAATGGTTGCCGATGTGCGCCGATTTCCGGGTTCCCGCCGCAATCCGCAATTCAGCCAGCCGAATTTCAGCGAATCGCTCGAGCTTGCTGGCATAGACTATCTCGCCCTTCCTGAACTGGGCGGCCGACGCCGACCGCGGCCGGACTCGCCGCACACCGCGTGGCGCAATGCATCTTTTCGCGGCTATGCCGATTACATGAACACCGACGCTTTCCGCCAGGGCGCGGACCGCGTGATCGCGCTGGCCGGCCATCAGCGCACCGCGCTGATGTGCGCGGAAGCCGTCTGGTGGCGGTGTCATCGCGCGCTCATTGCCGACTATCTCAAAGTCCGCGGCCATGCCGTCGTCCATCTGCTGTCGCCAGTCCGGCATGACGCGCATCCTTACACGTCCGCCGCCAGCATCGTGAATGACCGCCTGAGTTACGCTGCGGGCACGGACTGA